ATTTCGTTCTTTGGTTGAGCGTAGAAAGATAAATAGGAGATCTCTTTAGCGTCTTGTTTTTTGGATTGTCTGTGAAAGaacaaattataatgaatattattttctgtttttctaGGTGAGCCGGAACAACGATTTCTTCGTATCTCTAGATGAGCTGAGCGACACTGTAACGCTGTCATTTCCCGAATGCATACAATACGGATAGTCATCATAGTATcgaattcattttttttttacaatgtttacCATTTTTTTCAGAAAGCAGGGAACACTAACATTTATTGATTATTCTGACAAGTAACAAATGACATAAATATGTGTACTAATTATGTATTAACACTGTGTTTTATGTAACTTACATGTGCAGCAGCGCGGCGAGTGCCCGTGCGGCGTGCGGCGCCAGCGCGGGCGGGGCGCGCGCGTGTGCGGCGGCCAGGCAGCGAACTGCACACGCAccgcgcccgcccgcgccgcaccACCATCCTGCCAGCGTTGCACCCGCCCAGCTCGACCCGCGCTAgtcacattaataaaatatattgtattttattttattgttttatttacaactagtcTTTATTTCATGACAGCCTCtcaatatatttgaataataggtCACAAATCGAGAAATCTGATATTTCTTTCGTTACATTCAATAGATACGCTTAGGTATAAAATCTTGGGTATTTCCCAGATGAGATAGTGAATTTAGGTTTTCCTCATAATcatatcaaattcaaattccaTTTTGTGAAAGTAAAGACATAAAAAGCAAGATAGGATGAAGTAATTAAAAACCCTTACCATTTTTGAATAACAAATGCGATAATATCTTTTCataaacacaaacaattttTCTCATAATTACAAGACTAGTAATTTACAACACAATTAattccacaaaaatatttattccaacCCCAAACAATACTCACAGTATCAACATATTTAGCTATTTTAGCGCCGAGTGTTACATAATCATAGTAATTGAACATCTCAGCGAACTGGTGCATGACACTAAGCAGTGGCTCCCAGCCATCAGTATCAACCTTCATCAATCGTTCTAGAAAGAAGTCTTCAGAAGGATCATCCATACCAATTCGACATTCTGGTATCTTCTTGTGTGATGGGGACATAGCTAGGATTTCTGATGGTAGTCTGTAAAACAGAAAAATGTTATGTAAGAGAGTGAACAGGTACAAATTAAATAGGTGATACGCACCAGataactttgtgtgtctgaGTTTAGCCGCAAGcattgaaaaaattaaaacaagaacTTTAGGAGAAGAATGCAAGTATGTGATGTAAGCGAATCAACATCGGCGTTCATCCGTTCCGTCACATGCAATTATGTCATAAATTTCTTGTGTTTATTTTGCCCACAAAGTTGTTTGATGCGTGCGAAGTATAGAAGTAGTGAAAAGAGATAAGAATATTACCAAAAAAAGTAGAATAGAAGTCGGAATTATGGAAGATAGAAGTGGTGTAAAATATGAATAGAAAGAAATAAAGTATAGTGAATATAGTGAAAATACAGTTAAAGTATCGAGATAATAACAAAATGAGTTCATGGTAAAATCGAACTTCCTCCACAGACAAGAGTATTACAAcgatttacaatattataatacaaatgttttctttaataGTGAAGACGAAACAATATACTAAAACAACATTGAAAATTTCATTCTAATAAACTTGTATATGGAGGACCACATCACATTGTTAGTAGAATTTAGAAAATACTTAACTTTTGCAGAACAAGTCATAAATAAGACGTGAGTTAGTCACAAACACTCACATACTTGTTATTATAAGGGCACATTACCTAGAGTCCGCTTCGCTAAGCAACTGCCTAAAGCTGACCATATGCAGCCAGTAATCCAGTTCTAAATGTTGATGACAATCCTCTTCTTTTAAAGCCAGATCTTCCGGTTGTATACCTAAACACCAAATAACATATTTCCCACAACGATACAGTAAAAAACCCcccaaatatttgaaatttcaaGAATTTTGACCCAAAACTGATAGAATTCCCATTTAATATAACTAAAgtctatataaaattttgagatAAACTATATAGTAACTAAAACAACTTATGAGATTGCTAAAGAAACGTAATCTACTtgtaaactatttttgcagtaatttttactttaattttcttGGAATGTGTTATACGAACACAAGAATGATATTCACTTGCGCATCCCCTATGGCCGCAGCCCTTGAGGGCTTTGCCGACAGTTTTCATCATGGCGTCGTAGTTTCCTTGGTGTGCGAACTTGTCGGTGCGGTCGGCCGGAGCGTTGAGCACAAAATGCTCGAACACTTGGTCGTTCATATCGTCAACGTTCGCGCCCTGGATGTTATCGTCTTTTAGTTCAAGCATTCGAACTAATGTGCTGCTGTCTACGacaattacaatttattcaaatgatATGTTTAGTGTTGTGATTCGAAACAACGAAAATGTTTTGGCACAATTTTGATTGTAGTGATTTTGGCAAGTGCGTGCACGCGATATATACGTACAAGTAATAGACGAAATTGTGTAACACAGTGTTCGGTAATTATCGATTTATTTCTGAGTACAAATACAACCCTTAAAAACTCAATATGAAGAATCAATagtgataaaatttatttcataaccaAAGTTGCGATGAAAACATTCTCATTGATTCAGAATCACAGAGAGTACGAAAGAGTGTTAGTACAAAGCTTTGCAAATGTTTTGATGAATACAATTAAATCGTCATTTGGTGGCACATCAACGTGgcgttttaataaattaataaacaatcgatttgtatattttatttttattgatagaatatgaacattttttattgtgttaccTCTCTCATGTGTATTAAAGCACTGTATGTTGGTGAGATGGCAGTTAGTGCCGTCCTTCTCGCACACCATACTCATTCCCGGTTCTACTTGTGTACAAATATCACCTTCACTGAATTCTGAAATAAAAGGGACATAGAATAGAATTTTATGTTTCGTACATGTTTTGAAGGCATTAACACAAGAACTAAATTGACATAGGAAaaaggctaataaaaaaaaatcaaacgaTGATTTATTTCCCCAGGCATTAaagtcagaaaatattttttatgtgatgGGTCCGTATGCCGAACCTAATAGATATAAGGATGTAAATAAGCTTGCCCTCAATCACATGGGATTGGGGTGGGTGTATTTCAATCATCTCTGgttatatttttaggtattaCAAGCGTTGAATTATATTAAGtggcaaaaaaataattgcaaaaataaGATTGGGAGAccatattatattaatcaatatttaccTAATTCCTGTAGCACATTGACTTGTTTGAAGAGACAAGCCCAGCCGTGCAGCAGGTTACGAGCGAGTCCGTTCATAAAGTTCGCTTCCACTCGTATTACTTGCTTGAGATGAAACATGTGCGTGTTGCGGTGTTTCTTTATCATGTTCAGTTCTGCTAGAATGAAGTTTGTTGCTGGCTGGAAAGTATGAAAACATagataaatgttttgtaatgtataaacaaaactttgttataatattgaCGTGGAGAATATTCAACATGAAAATTAGTGCATACTTTTAAAGTATTTCGCTTTATTGTAGATGTTTAAATGTTAGCCTTTGATCTAGACTGTTTGAGGGTTCAAAGGACGGGTCCGGTCAAAAATTATTTccgagatttttttaaaagtaattatcagTAGTTATCAGAGGTTAAGTAGTTAGTCGCACTACTGTTCCTGGAAGTACTCGTAAAGCGCATGACTCTCACAAGTAATGTCGGTTGCTGTACCATCAAGTTAGGACGTTCTACCCGTATTTGTGTCGAGACAATTTAGAGCAGTACTCGTTCATTATCATCTACTTTAACTTTATCACTCTATGAAATTAACTCACCTCATACAAACTCAACTTAAAAGCCTCTTCAGCGGCGGTTAAAGCTTCATCAAAGTAGCCCATCTCCAAGTATATAGAGGCTAAGGAGACTAGCACGATGTCTTTGTACTTATTGTCAACGGTGCGACTGGCAGTCATGGCGCAATGTAACGCGTTCACGTTGTTACGACGCACACGCCAGTATAACGATGATAACGTGTATAGGAGCCATTTTGGTGCTAGTTTCTGTAACAAAGAATAATCAGAttgtactaataaatatttttgaccaGTTGCTCTATTACTCTcgccctaagaattgctcttgtggcTTTTACATggaaacaacggacacagagtaaAACCGAAACCACTATCTGGtgatcacaaaatatttgttccgtatgGAAATCGAAAGCACAACATCCTCATGCACTGATTAAGGGGCATGGCGAccacatttatttatcataaactGTCAAAAAACAATTATACTATATGTGGTTACTACATAATGAGCTCAAGTTAATTGATACAGGTCTCTTTCAATGAAAAGTACTTTGAAGCAAATCTATCGGGAGACATCGTTCACAAAATAACAATCGTTagtaatgagaaaaaaaatgggTTCGcattatctaattaaataaatatgataatagaAGTATCATGTCATTGTTAGCTAATATTTTCGGATGTAGTAAAATCACATACCATCTGTATAGCGGCGTATATTCTCTGTCCAATCTCGGCGTCTTGCATATGTTTGACAGAGCTCGCGTCGCCGTCGCCCACGTACTCTAACAACTTCTGACGCAAGTAGTCCGTGTGTATCACCTCACTTACTACTTGTGGCCTGGAAACAATTCCATCATTTAATAAGATCTCATATTAAAGTAGATTTAGTTGCACGTGtgaaactgcctctgtggcgcggtcagtaTTGTATTTGACTGTTGCTCACGAGATTCGATTCTTAGATCAGACAAAGTGTTATCGGTcgtattctaatttatattagagtATTTTTTACAGCAGTCCGGAGATTTGTATCGGAGATTTGTATATGGTAACAGGCTCGCTTCCCTTTACATGCGGCAAAAATTGAAAACGGttaaacgcgggtgtatttctaAGCAAGTCTATTGTCAAATACAGGGCGTGTTACCATACTGCGGACttctattgagaataatctaatataataataccaatagcactgtgtccgacctggaaatcgaacccagcAAAAAGTATTACTGAAATAGTATAAATAAGCGCTTTTGTACTTACTTTTGTGATTTCTTCTGCGTGAAGGCCGCGGCGTCCTTGTCGTTGGGACACGTGGGCGGGTGCCACGGCAGCTCGTGCTCAGAGCTGACCGGCACGCCGATCTTGTCGGTCAGCAGTGATCTCAGTCTGgaacataaaactttattgttataacaGCTTTATTATCTATCAAAGACTGTTCTTTTGACAATATTCATCTCATATAATATGGTCTACTGAATAATTTGACTACAGTTCCGTTTGATattgattcagtttattttaaacgtgGTTAATGCAATGTGAGTCACTGTACCAGAAGCATGGCCACTTATCGCTACGTAGCTTTGTTTAAGAGTAAACAAATGGGGTTTACCTTATACCCTTATTCTCGAAAGGTAAAAATACTTGGTAAATTGCTTCTAAATTATCTGGAAATGTAGGCGCAGTCTCTTTACACAGTCTATGTGGAGGCCATTCAGGTTTCTTGTCGAAGTCCTCGGTCGTTCTGCTTACTTTTAACGTCGGTGGGTATCTGCGATGTAAGAAATGTTAGAAAGTTACATACGTAAAAAAATCACTACGAGTTGGTTTTCAGTCGGTGAAAGAGTTTTTGTATTGGTTTAtctatactttattttacatcTACTGCGTGCTATTAGTAATAATTCTATGTTTTATGCTATGCACCGAAAAATATTATCCCTCAAGTGTAGCTATTGCGGGCAATTTCGTacacgtgaaaagatttttcatGTGTACAAAATTATACTGAGAAAGTATActgtgttaatccagattataaactactTCTGTACAAAAGTTTATCAAAAACAGTGGAGCTgttattgagtaacaaacatctatccaaacttaaattaataatattagtaatgtatataaaaaatgtttatttcctTACAGTATAATCCCTGTATCATATTCCGACATGTTCCCTTCAGTTTCTGTCGACGTTCCTTTTTTATCACTCTGCTTCGGAGCCTCGGGCTttacttcttttatttctataaatggATTTGCTGTaaacatataaattttaaatttattttaataaatggcAACAATTATCCTTACAGATTTAGgaaaagttataaacaaattattaaatttaaaatgttgattaattTGGAGGTTTAAGGAAGggctttattataattaatattgagcTTCCTTTTAGTTGGGTATTCACTAAATTGCGATTTTGGCACATTATAATGGATTGCTTAGCTTTTGTTAGTTTAATGACCATAATATAGATCTAtggccaaaaaaatattttttattaggtccCACACTGTGTAAGTCGAATAGTGGAATAACTTACTTTTAACAACATCAGGAAACAAATCCGGGAA
Above is a window of Anticarsia gemmatalis isolate Benzon Research Colony breed Stoneville strain chromosome 7, ilAntGemm2 primary, whole genome shotgun sequence DNA encoding:
- the LOC142973999 gene encoding tetratricopeptide repeat protein 17 codes for the protein MFPLSVKMKYIKLWLLFSYYITEIHGSTHWMVTEGGLIQPRIDSPFEMARPYDLLAFLNQDTRWDNIINIHHDLTKRQQLIKSLWAELERDTDITTLLIQDENCAKTGQLNLLDWYTSFLEDGKTKVGTEEFLLYNINYGDTDVPDCKKISSLTFSMCVFEHLESMKLRENLSSNPELSLPDQISPEMTVDQFGHWLAGVLKKNSSSWLHYNMASLYWRVRGNAPKAMECSRRAVHYAPREYKDIALLSMGLILHRSKMTEDAVIVLGAAADHDPQCPINHFVLANAFAVLGDFNSSIKHFDICLKLNPSFDLAEKHKAGALCHSSLLKKMQAVRDTMNLLREELTEYSQREAYWLKSQAAFLRTMKHKEEYDYMDVGKNFEKMSELTGLNVKELKKEGDKYSLIQYFLDGPTYNEDWLKEKGVHAIESAYSLQRLVKHISRHTNMITDFVVQGDYLKLTDGKILKEIGPTPTFPDLFPDVVKTNPFIEIKEVKPEAPKQSDKKGTSTETEGNMSEYDTGIILYPPTLKVSRTTEDFDKKPEWPPHRLCKETAPTFPDNLEAIYQVFLPFENKGIRLRSLLTDKIGVPVSSEHELPWHPPTCPNDKDAAAFTQKKSQKPQVVSEVIHTDYLRQKLLEYVGDGDASSVKHMQDAEIGQRIYAAIQMKLAPKWLLYTLSSLYWRVRRNNVNALHCAMTASRTVDNKYKDIVLVSLASIYLEMGYFDEALTAAEEAFKLSLYEPATNFILAELNMIKKHRNTHMFHLKQVIRVEANFMNGLARNLLHGWACLFKQVNVLQELEFSEGDICTQVEPGMSMVCEKDGTNCHLTNIQCFNTHERDSSTLVRMLELKDDNIQGANVDDMNDQVFEHFVLNAPADRTDKFAHQGNYDAMMKTVGKALKGCGHRGCASIQPEDLALKEEDCHQHLELDYWLHMVSFRQLLSEADSRLPSEILAMSPSHKKIPECRIGMDDPSEDFFLERLMKVDTDGWEPLLSVMHQFAEMFNYYDYVTLGAKIAKYVDTRGSSWAGATLAGWWCGAGGRGACAVRCLAAAHARAPPALAPHAARALAALLHIQSKKQDAKEISYLSFYAQPKNEIEAFLVGVSHTYLAEYEPAVWMYRYALTIDDKFLPAKACLHATMCLMLFGDSAKNKPKHN